DNA from Halorarum salinum:
CATCACGAAGTACCTGCTTTGCCCCAGCTGCCGCATCTGTTTCATCGAATGTCGCGACGAGACGTCTCACTGTCCACCTCCAGGTTCCTGTAGCATCGTGTGGAGCCGTGCTTGAACTCGCTGGCTAATCTGGTTCGTGTCACCGACGATCCAGCCGTGGTTGTACTTGCGATCGTACGGTGCAGCCTCGTGTGGCCGCGTGAGGTTCGTCAGATAGTTCCCCACCGCTGCCGGGATGGTATCCGACTCCACGAGGAGCATTGGACCGTGTTTCCCGCGATGGCTTTCGACGCAGGCGGGGAGTGCAGTCTGCCAGTTCTCGGGATTGGCGAAGATGAAGTTGTGCCCGCTCTCGGCGATGCCCCAGCCGATGTTCCGTGGCCACTCGCCGAACACCCACCCCTGGTTCCGGCCGAGGTCCTTGTAGCCGGCGAACCCGACGCTCAGCTTGTACGGATCAGATCCCTGCGGAATCCGCTGGACGTGGCCGAACTGTGCGAGCTCACGGGCGACCTGCGCACTGATTCTGCTCTCGTCGCCGAGGAGGTACATGTACGCCTCGTCGAACCGGGCGTCGAGCTGGCGGCGTGTCACCTCCGGAATACGATCACCGTCGACGTAGAGGAAGCCGTCACCGCCATGAGCGTTCCAAGATTGGGCCGGGATAGCCGTCCGGAGGTCGTCGAGATCGGCGATGAACGTGGTGTCCCGATGGTTCGCGTGGATCGTACTGAGGTACTGGTCGACGTTGGCCGCTACCTCTGCCGGGCTGTCACCCGGAATGCGACTCGTCTTCAGACCCATCCCCTCGATGGTTTGCCGGACGCCACTGCTGATGTATCGCTCACCGCCGACGAGGTACACCTGCACGTTCCCGTCGACGTGAACTCCCTCCGGATGAAGCCGCTCGATCTCCTCACGAGTTGCTTCCGGCAGGGAGTCCTGCTCCGTTAACAGGACAGCGCCATCGATCGGATGATGGATGACGGCGACTCCCGGGAGCGCTGCACCCAGATCGCTATCGTTGATGAGTATCGCCGCACCCGGCCGGGTGTGCTCGTTGATCGCCGTGTAAACGTTCTGCGTGAACGCCGTCGCGGTCTCGTACTCGTTGCTCCCGGCGAGGCGGGTCGTCATGGTCGTGGCGGTCCACTCATCGAAGTCAGCACTTTCCGGCCCCGATTGGCTCCCCTGCTGGGACGTCCGGGCCAAGGTAACTCCGGCAAGGCCAGTTCCGACTGGCAGTGCGGCGAGATCGCGCAGGAACTTCCGGCGACTGCGATCACTCATAGCGCACCACCCGGTTTGAGATTCCTCCGGACGAGCAGGCCGTTCACCGGCCAAGCGATGAGGAACCCGACGAGCGTGGCAAACGCCATCACGCCGAACCAGAGGATGTTATCGTCTCCTGGCATCATCTCCAGATTGAGCATCATCAACACCCACATCCCCCCCATCATCCCGATGGAGACACTGGTCATACTCACGGCAACGATTTTTGCGCCTTGTTCCGCTGCGGACCTGGTGTCGAGGCCCTGGGAGTCCATCAGCATGGGGATGTGGAAGACGAGCCACGAGACGAGGAACGCGACGACGTAGACGATGACGATGAGGAGCGTCATCGCGTTCCCGAGCCAGAAGAGCGGGCCATCGATGACGAGCATCGGGATTCCAAAGTAGTTGAGGAGGAACGCAGTGGCGATCATCGTGCTGGCGGCGAAGCCGACGCCCATAGCGGTCGCTGTAGCTGCTCGGAGCCAGTATGGACGCAGGACGCGTGGACCCTGATCGGTGGTAACGATCTGTCTCCCACGGTAGGACAGCCAGTAGAGCCCGAGTCCGAACGGACCAAGTACGAGCGTGAACAGTGGCCAGACCATCTTCGTCCAATCGTTCATCTCGGGGAGTCGATGGCGTGAATGGGCGAACACGAATGACGAACCGAGGAGGCTGAATGCCGCCCACACTGCAGCAAGGGACTCAAGTGGGCTTAGCCCGGCCCCCTGATGACGGTACTGCGTAATCTCGACCGCGTAGTCGAGACGGCCCTGTGACACCCAGGACACCTCCTCCGTCGATCCCATCGCGAACAGGTGGTTGAACGGTCCTTCTGCAGGCGTCGAGAACCACGCCGGCTGGGTCTGCCAGGCGTAGTTTTCAGTGACAGCCGGTAGGCTTCCGTCCTCGTTTACAAGCAAGATCGG
Protein-coding regions in this window:
- a CDS encoding DUF4396 domain-containing protein; translated protein: MDLWKTIAIGVAAVVAILVATQPLYVVGLTLFDYGQTPDASYSTMQTKDVSRFPVDNPQRQSELTAQAARPAGSGLEYSTVVRVPENDWQAAVAASRLRASEDAILLFGNASAPNGGNGTDDANVSTVTVSGGNSAETAAEIATRGNSSDDVSPNNVIIVSSEAPRWALPAAAWSAYSGDPILYANQNGTPDATQRAIEETNASHAYVLAPPRLVSDDALSELDVRWTRVAGQTPQAHAVEVAEFRDESRDFGWGIHERDKVGYYNFMLVNPGEWEHGVSTANLQYGKAGPILLVNEDGSLPAVTENYAWQTQPAWFSTPAEGPFNHLFAMGSTEEVSWVSQGRLDYAVEITQYRHQGAGLSPLESLAAVWAAFSLLGSSFVFAHSRHRLPEMNDWTKMVWPLFTLVLGPFGLGLYWLSYRGRQIVTTDQGPRVLRPYWLRAATATAMGVGFAASTMIATAFLLNYFGIPMLVIDGPLFWLGNAMTLLIVIVYVVAFLVSWLVFHIPMLMDSQGLDTRSAAEQGAKIVAVSMTSVSIGMMGGMWVLMMLNLEMMPGDDNILWFGVMAFATLVGFLIAWPVNGLLVRRNLKPGGAL
- a CDS encoding cell wall-binding repeat-containing protein encodes the protein MTTRLAGSNEYETATAFTQNVYTAINEHTRPGAAILINDSDLGAALPGVAVIHHPIDGAVLLTEQDSLPEATREEIERLHPEGVHVDGNVQVYLVGGERYISSGVRQTIEGMGLKTSRIPGDSPAEVAANVDQYLSTIHANHRDTTFIADLDDLRTAIPAQSWNAHGGDGFLYVDGDRIPEVTRRQLDARFDEAYMYLLGDESRISAQVARELAQFGHVQRIPQGSDPYKLSVGFAGYKDLGRNQGWVFGEWPRNIGWGIAESGHNFIFANPENWQTALPACVESHRGKHGPMLLVESDTIPAAVGNYLTNLTRPHEAAPYDRKYNHGWIVGDTNQISQRVQARLHTMLQEPGGGQ